The Virgibacillus phasianinus genome includes a window with the following:
- the tnpB gene encoding IS66 family insertion sequence element accessory protein TnpB (TnpB, as the term is used for proteins encoded by IS66 family insertion elements, is considered an accessory protein, since TnpC, encoded by a neighboring gene, is a DDE family transposase.) produces the protein MLTNSQFERVYIARGNTDLRKSIDGLAVIVKECFELDPFSPCLFVFCNRKRDKLKILQWEHNGFWLHYRRLERGTFHWPSEKEATPLHISQRQLRWLLDGLPIEQRQAHREVKARTIL, from the coding sequence ATGCTAACAAATTCTCAGTTTGAACGTGTTTATATAGCCCGTGGCAATACAGATCTTCGCAAATCGATTGATGGACTAGCGGTCATTGTGAAAGAATGCTTTGAACTTGATCCCTTTTCTCCTTGCTTGTTCGTCTTCTGCAATCGAAAACGTGATAAGTTAAAAATTCTTCAGTGGGAGCACAATGGTTTTTGGCTTCATTACCGAAGGTTAGAACGCGGGACATTCCATTGGCCTTCTGAAAAGGAGGCCACACCACTGCATATAAGTCAACGCCAACTTCGTTGGCTGTTGGATGGCTTACCCATTGAACAAAGACAAGCACATCGGGAAGTGAAGGCGCGCACCATACTTTAG
- the tnpA gene encoding IS66 family insertion sequence element accessory protein TnpA, whose amino-acid sequence MTLKDKRIEWKLRFDAWKESGLSIAKWCREHKLNEPQMYYWVQKFEREIKSPDQETSDTQWLTVDMKDEPAQISSQEPVFIHFGTISVEVRPGANMGLLSDVVQILQNQC is encoded by the coding sequence ATGACTTTAAAGGACAAAAGAATAGAATGGAAATTACGTTTTGATGCCTGGAAAGAAAGTGGATTGAGTATAGCTAAGTGGTGCCGGGAACATAAACTTAACGAACCTCAAATGTATTACTGGGTTCAGAAATTCGAGCGTGAGATAAAATCTCCTGATCAGGAAACATCTGATACGCAGTGGCTGACAGTCGACATGAAAGATGAGCCAGCACAGATTTCTAGTCAAGAACCCGTGTTTATTCACTTCGGTACCATTTCTGTTGAAGTACGCCCCGGTGCCAATATGGGACTGTTATCCGATGTCGTACAAATCCTACAAAATCAATGCTAA